A region of the Zhihengliuella halotolerans genome:
CTGCACAACGTGCGCGAGCGGTGGGGCTGCTCGCCCTACCAGGCGATGCAGGAGCTCGCCCGGCTGACCTCGCTGCTGCCGGCGCCGTCGACCGCGGTCCGCCTCAAGCGCTCGGTGCTGGACTCGATCGTCACCCGCCACGAGACCAGCGCCAAGCTGCGTCGGGCCGCAGAGATCGGCGCGTTCACCCAGAAGGCCGTCGACAGCCCCTGGTACGGCGCCCGGCTGCGCAACACCCGGGAGGCCGACGAGGCTTTCGAGCTCGCCGAGCGGCTCGACGAGGAGCTCGCGCCGCTGCGCGAGAAGATGCAGAAGCTCGCCGAGTACTCGCAGGTCAAGCTCGGAGCGACGGTCGCCACGTGGGGTGAGCAGCTCGAGCTCGTCGTCGCCGTGCGTGAAAGCCTCGACAAGTTCGAATCCGACATCTTCGACCGCTCGGTCGACGACCTCATCGCCGCGACCGCTTCCTCGGCGTGGCGCAAGGAGCGCGGGATCGAGCTCGGCTCCGTGACCCGCAGCCGCCTGCGCCGCGTCGCGAAGGAGTACATCCGTCCGGGCGTGCACATCGCGGACCTGCACACGTCGCTGCAGGAGGTGCAGCAGCAGCGGGAGGCTTGGAAGAGCTACGCCACGAGCCAACGGCACCCCACCGTGCCCAACGGGCTGCATGAGATCCACCGGCAGTACACGGCGACCCGCAAGCGGCTGCAGGACCTCGACCGCGTCATGGGCACCGGCCGGCGCGAGAAGTCCCTCGCCGATCGCGACGTCGCCGACGTGGTGGCCCACGTCAAGCGGCTCGTCGCGGACCGCGAGGAGCTCACGACGCTGCCGGAGCGGACGCTGCTCATCGAGCAGCTGACCGAGTCGGGGCTGGCCGAGTTGATGGACGACCTGCGCGGGCGCGAGGTCCCGGCCGACCAGGTCGGGCACGAGCTCGAGCTCGCCTGGTGGCAGTCCGTGCTCGAGGCCATGATCAGCGGCGACGACTACCTCGCGATGTCCGACGGGAACCAGCTGCGCCAGCTGGAAGCCGAATACCGTCTCGCCGACAACGCGCACATCGCCTCCGGGGCGTCGCGCCTGAAGTGGGAGCTGGCGCAGCGGTGGAAGGCCGCGCTCGGCGACCACCGCGCCGGCAGCCGCGAGCTCAAGGCGCTGCTCAAGGACGGGCAGCCGAGCGTCGAGGCGCTGGCCGGATTCGGTGCGCCTCTAGTCAACTCGCTGGTCCCCGTCTGGGTCGGCTCGCCGCTGATGATCCCCTCGGTGGTACCGGCCGAGACGAAGTTCGACGCCGTGATGCTGCTCGACGCGGACGCGCTCTCGCTGCGCAGCGCCCTGGGCGCGATCAGCCGCGCGCCCCAGATCGTGGCCTTCGGCGACGATGCGCTCGGCGGCCCGAAGAGCTTCAGCGTCTCCGTCGATCCGACGGCGTCCCTGCGCGCCCCCAAGCAGCCGGTGGGGACCTTCACCGCGCTGTCCGAGGTGCTGCCGAAGCGCCGGTTGACGACCGTCTACCGCGGCGTCGACGAGAACCTGACCGAGATCCTCGGGGCGGCCTACTACGACTCCGAGCTGAGCCGCCTTCCCGTGGCGCGTGCCCTCGGCCCGAACAAGCCGGCCCTGTGCGTCGAGTACGTGCACGACGGCACCGGCCTGCCGGACGCCGGCGCCGAGGCCGTCGAGTCCACCGTGGGCGAAGTCCGGCTCGTCGCCGACCTCGTCTTCTCGCACATCCGCCGGCGCCCGCAGATGTCGCTCGCCGTCGTCGCGTCCAACCAGCGCCACGCGGCCCGCATCGCCGAGGCCATCCAGGTCCAGCTGCCGAACTACCCGTGGGCCCGCGAGTTCTTCGCCCGCGAGGACGAGCGGTTCCAGGTCTCGACGATCGAGCGTTCCAAGTCGATCGTGCGCGACGCGGTCATTCTCGCGCTCGGCTACGGTCGCACCCCGCACGGCAAGGCCGTGCATGATTTCGGCGCCCTCTCCGGGCCCGAGGGCGACCAGCTCGTCGCCTCGGCACTCACTCGATCCCGTGAATTCCTGACGATCGTCACGGCCGTCCGCCCCGAGGACCTGGATCTGGAGCGGGTCAAGGGCGGTGCGTCGCGCCTCATGGACGTCATCGAGCACGCGCTGGCCCCCGAGGCGGGTTCCGACGACGACGGCGCCCCGCTCGAGGACCCGCTCGTGGCCGACCTGCGCAATCGGCTTCTCGAGCGCGGCGCCACTGTCCGGCAGCGCTACCGCGGCGAGCTCGACCTGGCGATCCAGGCGCCGGCGGCGGGTGACGAGGAGTCCGCACGCATGATGCCGCTGGCCGTCGTCTCCGACGGCACGGACGCCTACAGCCGGCTGACCGTGCGCCAGCGTTCGAGGCTGCGGCCGCAGCTGCTCGAGTCGCTCGGCTGGCGCTACGTTCCGCTCTGGACGATCGACGTCTTCAGCGACCCCGGCCGCATCGCCGACGCGCTCAGCGAGTACCTGAATCTCTCCGGATCCAACGAGGACGACGTGACCACTGCCGACTCCGGCGCCCAGAAGCCCTCCGGCCGCCGCGCCCAGAAGCCGACCCTCTTCACCGACCCGGTGCTGCCGCAGACGGCGGGGGAGGACGACCCGCGCTCCTGGGGCGAGTCCGGCGAGGACCGCGACGATTGGCTCAAGGAGCAGCGTCCGCCGCACTGGGGCTGACCTCACTGCTACGGCGCGACGAGCATGAGCTGCAGTCGCCCGCGGCTCGCAGCCCCGGCCAGCGCCTCGGCCTGCTCGGCGGACGCCGCCACGACCACCGTGGCCTGCGGCCCGCCGGGCACCGGCCCGTCCAGGAGCCCTCCGCGTGCCGCCGAGGGGACCCAGAGCACCGGTACAGCCCGCGCGATCCGGTTCGACTCGACGGGCCGTTCGTAGCCGTTGCCCTCACTAAGGACCACGTCGACGTGCAGCCCGGGGGAGAGCAGCGACAGCGTCTCCGTGTCGGCCGGCTGCAACGGCACGGCCACCGTCCCGGGTTCGGTGCCCGCCAGCAGGTGCTCGCCGACGAGCAGACCCTCGTGCAGGGGTGTGCCGGACGTCGCCGCGATCGCGAGCTGCTGGCCGATCAGGTCCGCACCGTCGTCGCGCTGCGCCGCGAACTGCGGCGGCAGCGCCGCCGCCTGGACCTCCCGGGCCTCGACGTCGCCGGGCTCGATCACGTGCCCGGACGGCAGATCGCGTGTGCTCACAGCGATCGCGACGCGCGGCGCCGCGTCCGGTGCCACGGCGCTGAGCCCGCAGGCGACCGCCAGCGCCGCCAGGGCCGCTGCGACGGGCCGCCGGTACCGGGCCACGACGTCGCGCCAGCCGCGCCGATAGCTGCTCGCCGGCACCCGGGCCGGCTTCCTCGTTCCTCGCATGTCTCCATCACAGCGTGCCGGGCACGCAAAAGCGCCGCCCACTTTCGCAGTGTGGACGGCGCCTGAAGTTTCAGCGGCTGTGGACGGAAAGTCCTAGCTGGTCGCCTCGGCGGACGCGGCCGGGGCGGAGGAGCGCGAGTCGGTGCGGTAGAAGCCCGAGCCCTTGAACGTGACGCCGCCGACGTTGAACTTCTTGCGCAGGGTGCCCTCGCAGCCCTCGCACGTCGTCAGGGAGTCCTCACTGAACGACTGGAAGACGTCGAACTCGCTGCCGCAGTCCTTGCAGGCGTAAGCGTAAGTGGGCATGGGCTTCCTTCCGGCACTCGGATGATTCGAGTGCCAATTCTATCACCGCGCGAACCACGCGATGCCGCGGGACGTGACGACGCCGTCCACCGGCTCGTCGAGGGGCCCGGCCGGCAGGGTGCCCGCCGTGGCCAGCTCGTGGTCGTAGACGACCGCGAGCAGCGCCGGCGCCGCCCCGCCCGAGCGGAGTTGGGCGATGAAACGGTCGTAGTACCCGCCGCCCTGCCCGAGGCGCGCCCCGAGCAGGTCCACGGCCTGCGCCGGAACCAGGACGACGTCGGCCGTGGCGACCGTCTCCACCCCGCCGCGGTGCCCGACGGGCTCGTCGATCGGGGCGACCGTGGAACGCTGCGTGGGCGCGCCCGGGCTCCAGCGCACCCACCCCAGCTGCCGTTCCGGCAGGCAGACGGGCACGAGGACGGTGGCGCCGTCGTCGTGCAGGGATTCCAACAGCGGGTCCAGCGTCGGTTCGGCGCCGTACGCCAGGTAGGCGGCCACTGTGACCGGCTGCGGGCGGGCGGCGAGCCAATTGCGCAACGCGTCGGCGACGGCCGCGGACTGGTGCGCGCGCTCCGCGACGGGCAGCTCGCGGCGGCGGCGGCGCCACACGCGGCGGACCTCGTCCTTGACCTCTGGCGCGACGGGGCTTGGTTCGGCGATCATGAGGTCATCGTAGCGGGGGTGAGCGCCTATGCTTTTGACCATGTCACGTCTTGCCCCGTGGTGGCCGGCCACGCTCGAATCCGGAGACATCCTGCTGCGCCCGCTGAAGGTCGGCGATCATGCAGAGTGGAGCGCGGCGCGGCGCCGGAACGCCGAGTGGCTCCGCCGCTGGGAGGCCACGCAGCCGGACTACGGCCGGGCGCCGTCGTTCCGCGAGATGGTGCGAGGGCTGAACCGGCAGGCCCGGGCCGCGCAGGCGCTGCCCTGGGTCATCGCGGTGCGCGACCCGCGGGCTGCGCGGCCGGTCATCGCCGGCCAGGTGACGGTCTCGGCGATCACGTGGGGCTCGGCGAAGAACTGCTCGATCGGGTACTGGATCGACAGCGAGCGAGCCGGGCAGGGCATCGTGCCGCGGGCGGTGGCAATGGCCGGGGACTTCTGTTTCGGCGAACTCGGCCTGCACCGGATCGAGATCAACATCCGCCCCGAGAACACGCCGAGTCTGCGCGTCGTCGAGAAGCTGGGGTTCCGCGACGAGGGGGAGCGGCGGGCGTTCCTGCACATCGACGGGCAATGGGCGGACCACCGGACTTTCGCGCTGACGAACGAGGAAGTCAGAGACGGGTTCCAGGCGCGGCTCGAGGCGTTCGGGTAGCGGGCCGGCCGCCTCCGGCGGCCGTTTGAGCGCGACATAAACCACACGGATGTGAGTTTCATGGCGGACACACCGCGAGTAATCCAAGGTCAGCCCGGCATCGCGACGTAACGTCAGGTGTGTGGATGCAGGTACCCGCCCGTTTCCGCACTTCCGCGCACCACCGTGACGTGGATTCGCAAACGTACAATACCGACCCGCACGGCCGGCACGGCCAGCACCGGGAGGACTCCCATGATGACGACTGAACCGCGCGAGACCGGCCTCCGGCAGCCTCAGGCGGCCCAGGGGCGATTCCGCGTGCGCTACGGACGGCTGGGCCTTGCCCTCATCGGCCTCACCGCGCTGGTCACGTTCGTCGTCACCGGCGCCCTGGCCCCGTTCGGTGTCGTCTCCGGGTTGTGGACGCTCGCCGCGGCCGCGGTCTTCGTCGGCAGCTTCGTCGGGTTGCGCTCGCTCGCCGTGCGCGACCGCCGCCGCCGGGTGCTGGCCCGCATCAACCGCACGTACAGCGACGCCATGGCCGCCGTCGCCGGGACCGTCGCAGCCGAGGCTCCGGATCACGGCAGCTCCGATGTCTTCGACGCGCAGCCCGGATCGGGTGAGACCGAGCGCCGGCTCACGGTTGAGGAACTGCGCGCCGAGGCCCGCCGCGTCGCCGCGCTCAAGGCCGCCCAGCGTCCCGTGTCCAGCACCCAGGCCCTCGACGCCGGCCGCACGTGGGACCCGGTCGCGGTTCCGAAGCCGACCTACGTCGAGGCCGCCAAGGCGCGACGCCCGGAGCCGCAGCCGCTGCCGCGCCCGGAGGAGAAGAAGCCGGTGAACGTCAAGAGCATTCTGGCGGACACCCGGGCCAGGTCCAACGCCGCGGCGGAGACGATCGCGGCCGGCACCGCGCCTGCGGGCCCGCGCATCAATCTCGACGACGTCCTCCAGCGCCGCCGCGGCGCCTGATTCGGACGCGGACGGAATCGGAGGCGCGTCGGCGTGGATTCCCCTCGAGCAGCGAAACGCTGGCCTGAGGAGCGCCAGCTCGCCTTCATCAACGCCCACGCCAGCCGGCTGGTCGCCTCCGGGATCGGCCTGGACCCCAGCAATTACGACACGCTGCAGCCGACTCAGGTCCAGCTGCAGCACCGGCCCGGCGCCGGCATCAGCGCCCTCTACGCGCTGCGCGACGGCAGCGGCCACATCGGCCTCACGACCGAGGAATTACCCGCGCCGGCTCCCGACAGCGACGGAACTCTGCCCTATACCCAGTTGCACGTGCCCGGCTACGAGGTGGCCCCGCAGGGATTCGACGAGCTCGTGGTCTCGGTGTGGCGCCACCCGCGCGACCCGAAGCTGCCGGGCCTGGCCGCCGCGGCGGTCCCCGAACGGGCCGAGGTCGCCTTCGGCGCCGGGGACCGGCTGACCCACCTCGAAACCGTTGCCTACCGCCCGCTGCGCCGCGCCGTCCTGCGGGCCACCTTCGCGCAGACCGAGCCGGAGCTCACCGAACGCGCGATCTATCTCAAGGTCATGCGTCCCGACCTCGCCGACGAGCTCGTCGAGCGCAGCCGCCTCCTCGCCGGCGCCGGGCTGCCCGTGCCGGACGTGCTCGCGCATCAGGAGGACGGCGTCGCCGCCTTTCGCGAGCTCTCCGGCGCCTCGCTCTCGCGCCTGATCATGCACGACGGCGGCACGAGCCTGGATCCGGCTGAGCTGGTCGCGCTCCTGGACAAGATGCCGGCGGCGGTCCTGGACCTGCCGCACCGCCCCGCGTGGGCCGATCGCGTCGACCGCTACGCGAGTGCGGCGCGGACGGCGCTGCCGGAGGCCGCATACCGGATCGACGAGCTCGAACGCGGGGTACGGGACGCGCTCGATGCAGCCGACCGCGGGCCGCTGGTGCCCACGCACGGGGACTTCTACGAGGCGAACCTCCTGATGGACGAGAACCGCCTGGTCGGGCTGCTCGACGTCGACAACGTCGGCCCCGGCCGCCGCGCCGACGACCTCGCGTGCCTGCTCGGGCACGTGGCCGTGCTGCCCGCCGTCGACCCCCGCTATGTGCACATCAACGAGGCCCTCGACCACTTCGGGTCGGTCTTTGAGCGCGGGTGCGACCCGCGGGCGCTGTGGGGGAGCGCGGCCGGCGTCGGAGTCTCGCTCATCGCCGGGGCGCGGGTGCCCGGCCAGGTAGATGAGTGGGTGCCGGCGGCCATGGGGCGGCTCGAGGCGGCCGAACGGCTGCTCGCACGCGTGCCGGGCTGAGCGCGGCAGGTGACCTGAGCGCGGAAGATGAGGGGGCTCTCATCTTCTCCTCCTCCGCCTCTCATGCGCCTGCGGCACGCTAGTCGTGTCGGGCCGATGCGCGCTCGGCGCAATGCACTCGAAAGGGACGCGGTGAAAACGAAAGCCTGGGCCATGGCGGGCGCCATGAGCCTTATCATCCTCGGCGGCGGCGCCGTCGTGGCCAGCGAGATGATCGGCGCTGACGACGACCTCGGGCCGGGCGTCATCGACGTCGCCACCGCCGGCGGGACGCCGAGTGGCACGGAGTCGTCGTCCGCGTCCGGGACGGGAGAGCCGGTTCAGGAATCCGAGGCCGGCTCCTCGGACAAGGACGCGCCGGTGTCGGAAGGGGGCGCGGAGCCTGAGGTCACGACCAGCCCTCCACCGCCGCCAAGAGACACGACGACGCGGGCCCCAGCCACACAGGAGTCCGAGCAGCCGGGCCCGGTCCGGCCGGCCACGCCGGAGGCCCCGGACGACGACGATGACGATGATGACGATGATGACGATGATGACGATGATGACGACGACGACGATGATGATGACGACGATTAGACGAGCCGGTATCCGGCTCCTCTGATCGTCTCGATGCGGGACGAGCCGAGCTTATTGCGCAGGTACCGCACGTAGACGTCCACGACGTTCGATCCGGGGTCGAAGTCGTAGCCCCAGACCCGCGAGAGCAGTTGCTCGCGGCTGAGGACCTGGCCCGCGTTGCGCAGGAACGCCTCGGCGAGGGCGAACTCCCGCGCCGAAAGATCGATGCTCCGGCCGTCGACCTCCGCCTGGCGGGCGCGCAGGTCCAACCGGAACCCGCCGTGGTCCAGCACGTCGTCCGGGTCGGCGGCGACGCTCGCCCCGTTGGCCGCAGGGCGCAGTCGGAGCCGGATCCGGGCGATGAGCTCCTCGAACCGGAACGGCTTGGCGAGGTAGTCGTCGGCCCCGCCGTTGAGGCCGGCCAGCGTGTCGTCGAGGCCCGTGCGCGCGGTCAGCATGATGACGGGGACGTCGTTGAGCCCGTCCCGGATCTGCCGCAGGACGTCGAACCCGTCGATGTCCGGGAGGCCGACGTCGAGCAGGATGAGCTCGAAGTCCCCGGTCATCGCCAGGCTGAGGCCCTCGGAACCGCTCGCGGCCACCGTCGGTTGGAAACCCGCCGAGCGCAGCCCCTTCGAGACGAAGGCGCTGATGCGGGGTTCGTCTTCGATGATCAGAATCTGGCTCACGAGTCGCTCCTTGTCAGATGGGTAGTTCCAGCGTAAAGACCGATCCGGTATTCCGGGTCGAAGCAACGCTGATTCGTCCGCCGTGGCCCTCGCAGATGGCCCGGACGATCGTCAGGCCGAGGCCGGAGCCCTCGGCGCGGCTGCCGTTCCGCCCCCGGGAGAAGCGGTCGAAGATCGCCGCGATGTCCTCCTCGTCGATGCCGATTCCGGCGTCCCGCACCCAGAGCCGCAACGTGCGATGGCGCGTCCCATCAGCCGCCGGCTCCGTCGTCGCGTCGGACCCGATGACGATTGCGGATCCGGGGGCCGAGAACTTCACGGCATTCTGGCACAGCTGCAGCAGCGCCTGCGTGACGCGATGCGGGTCGATCGAGGCCTTGACGGTGTCGGCGCCCGCGAGGCTCCACTGCCGGTCGCCGAGGGCGGAGGCCTTGTCCAGGACGTCGAGCATGAGTACGCCGACGTCGGTCGGCTTCGGCTGGACGAAGTCGTTCCGGTCCGCCGACGCCAGGGTCGAGAGGTCGTCGATGAGCATCGTCATCCGCGCGAGTTCGTCGAGCGCGAGCGCCTGCGTCTGCCGGACGTCGTCGGGGTCCTCGGCATCCTGCAGCTCCAGGTGGCCCTGCAGGATCGCGACCGGGGTGCGCAGTTCGTGCCCGACGTCCCGGAGCAGTTGGCGCTGCGATGCGAGGGCGTCTTGCAACCGGTCGAGCATGCTGTTGAACGTTTCGGACAGGTCCGCGAGGTCGTCGTTGCCGTCGATCGTCAGCCG
Encoded here:
- a CDS encoding RcpC/CpaB family pilus assembly protein; this translates as MRGTRKPARVPASSYRRGWRDVVARYRRPVAAALAALAVACGLSAVAPDAAPRVAIAVSTRDLPSGHVIEPGDVEAREVQAAALPPQFAAQRDDGADLIGQQLAIAATSGTPLHEGLLVGEHLLAGTEPGTVAVPLQPADTETLSLLSPGLHVDVVLSEGNGYERPVESNRIARAVPVLWVPSAARGGLLDGPVPGGPQATVVVAASAEQAEALAGAASRGRLQLMLVAP
- a CDS encoding 5-formyltetrahydrofolate cyclo-ligase, whose translation is MIAEPSPVAPEVKDEVRRVWRRRRRELPVAERAHQSAAVADALRNWLAARPQPVTVAAYLAYGAEPTLDPLLESLHDDGATVLVPVCLPERQLGWVRWSPGAPTQRSTVAPIDEPVGHRGGVETVATADVVLVPAQAVDLLGARLGQGGGYYDRFIAQLRSGGAAPALLAVVYDHELATAGTLPAGPLDEPVDGVVTSRGIAWFAR
- a CDS encoding DUF4011 domain-containing protein yields the protein MGTEESGSAIADWLDELGPGAGTDTLLRFAGSPSNSIDVTHAHPSGLAQFMAGRRTRLSMLLRDQEAFLPGLRTARALRGKIQELADERGIDVGYLAAGVVSWRSVVDSRSEQFSAPVMLVRISLAARDRDDYDVQISGRAQVNPALVRYFAEHHDVDIDLDALYGAAYMTARFDPRQAMDELRRQLAGMPSTVVEHRLLVSTFADVADPADPDHIDPEHPVLARLLAARGNVDGPAPAVVEPDIEVLSSDDRDPADELLVLDADASQQEVLDLLEAGESVAVSAPPGTGQTQTAVNAAALLAGQGKRILVVAERRETAAEFADRLEQLGLGGLALRIVPEIDAETLRRQLTRAILRNERATEPKLEKLHETLKRHRHALLDHVRSLHNVRERWGCSPYQAMQELARLTSLLPAPSTAVRLKRSVLDSIVTRHETSAKLRRAAEIGAFTQKAVDSPWYGARLRNTREADEAFELAERLDEELAPLREKMQKLAEYSQVKLGATVATWGEQLELVVAVRESLDKFESDIFDRSVDDLIAATASSAWRKERGIELGSVTRSRLRRVAKEYIRPGVHIADLHTSLQEVQQQREAWKSYATSQRHPTVPNGLHEIHRQYTATRKRLQDLDRVMGTGRREKSLADRDVADVVAHVKRLVADREELTTLPERTLLIEQLTESGLAELMDDLRGREVPADQVGHELELAWWQSVLEAMISGDDYLAMSDGNQLRQLEAEYRLADNAHIASGASRLKWELAQRWKAALGDHRAGSRELKALLKDGQPSVEALAGFGAPLVNSLVPVWVGSPLMIPSVVPAETKFDAVMLLDADALSLRSALGAISRAPQIVAFGDDALGGPKSFSVSVDPTASLRAPKQPVGTFTALSEVLPKRRLTTVYRGVDENLTEILGAAYYDSELSRLPVARALGPNKPALCVEYVHDGTGLPDAGAEAVESTVGEVRLVADLVFSHIRRRPQMSLAVVASNQRHAARIAEAIQVQLPNYPWAREFFAREDERFQVSTIERSKSIVRDAVILALGYGRTPHGKAVHDFGALSGPEGDQLVASALTRSREFLTIVTAVRPEDLDLERVKGGASRLMDVIEHALAPEAGSDDDGAPLEDPLVADLRNRLLERGATVRQRYRGELDLAIQAPAAGDEESARMMPLAVVSDGTDAYSRLTVRQRSRLRPQLLESLGWRYVPLWTIDVFSDPGRIADALSEYLNLSGSNEDDVTTADSGAQKPSGRRAQKPTLFTDPVLPQTAGEDDPRSWGESGEDRDDWLKEQRPPHWG
- a CDS encoding aminoglycoside phosphotransferase family protein, with amino-acid sequence MDSPRAAKRWPEERQLAFINAHASRLVASGIGLDPSNYDTLQPTQVQLQHRPGAGISALYALRDGSGHIGLTTEELPAPAPDSDGTLPYTQLHVPGYEVAPQGFDELVVSVWRHPRDPKLPGLAAAAVPERAEVAFGAGDRLTHLETVAYRPLRRAVLRATFAQTEPELTERAIYLKVMRPDLADELVERSRLLAGAGLPVPDVLAHQEDGVAAFRELSGASLSRLIMHDGGTSLDPAELVALLDKMPAAVLDLPHRPAWADRVDRYASAARTALPEAAYRIDELERGVRDALDAADRGPLVPTHGDFYEANLLMDENRLVGLLDVDNVGPGRRADDLACLLGHVAVLPAVDPRYVHINEALDHFGSVFERGCDPRALWGSAAGVGVSLIAGARVPGQVDEWVPAAMGRLEAAERLLARVPG
- a CDS encoding GNAT family N-acetyltransferase — protein: MSRLAPWWPATLESGDILLRPLKVGDHAEWSAARRRNAEWLRRWEATQPDYGRAPSFREMVRGLNRQARAAQALPWVIAVRDPRAARPVIAGQVTVSAITWGSAKNCSIGYWIDSERAGQGIVPRAVAMAGDFCFGELGLHRIEINIRPENTPSLRVVEKLGFRDEGERRAFLHIDGQWADHRTFALTNEEVRDGFQARLEAFG
- a CDS encoding response regulator transcription factor, coding for MSQILIIEDEPRISAFVSKGLRSAGFQPTVAASGSEGLSLAMTGDFELILLDVGLPDIDGFDVLRQIRDGLNDVPVIMLTARTGLDDTLAGLNGGADDYLAKPFRFEELIARIRLRLRPAANGASVAADPDDVLDHGGFRLDLRARQAEVDGRSIDLSAREFALAEAFLRNAGQVLSREQLLSRVWGYDFDPGSNVVDVYVRYLRNKLGSSRIETIRGAGYRLV
- a CDS encoding FmdB family zinc ribbon protein; the encoded protein is MPTYAYACKDCGSEFDVFQSFSEDSLTTCEGCEGTLRKKFNVGGVTFKGSGFYRTDSRSSAPAASAEATS
- a CDS encoding sensor histidine kinase, which codes for MISGWVDRLRGVSVRTRIMVALIALSGLTLAIAGTANYLVQLGDLHAQIDDSLRREVREFRALAETGLNPETGEAFTSAAELTYLAIQRSSLEENEGVLVLEDGAVRWSAPAPVPVRLETDTELVRQLLARPESGRVELTTLRTPTASYRTALVPVQLADDRTPARMVLAFDLNQELNELHRNIGIWAAAGTIALIISAAISFGLLKTLLRPLRALRRTAAAIGADDLDERLTIDGNDDLADLSETFNSMLDRLQDALASQRQLLRDVGHELRTPVAILQGHLELQDAEDPDDVRQTQALALDELARMTMLIDDLSTLASADRNDFVQPKPTDVGVLMLDVLDKASALGDRQWSLAGADTVKASIDPHRVTQALLQLCQNAVKFSAPGSAIVIGSDATTEPAADGTRHRTLRLWVRDAGIGIDEEDIAAIFDRFSRGRNGSRAEGSGLGLTIVRAICEGHGGRISVASTRNTGSVFTLELPI